From Erythrobacter sp. YJ-T3-07:
GCGGGCCTTATCACCGGAGAATTCTCGCAATGCACGCCAGGGACGAGGGCCCGGCTCTTAGCCAGCTGCGCCAGATGGCTGAGCCAAGCCGAGAACGAAGGCGACGTCGAAGGACTGATTGAGCTCAGCCTCTCCATCGAGGAAACGCAGGAGGCGGCGATCGCGCGGGCTTTCCTCGCGGCACGCTCGGACTGGAAGGACGGGATGAGCGCTCTCGCTGGCCGCCGAACGCCCGAAGCTCGCGCCGCAGCCCTCCAGATTCACCTCAACGCACATGACCCAGCGGAAACGCTCGCGTGGGTCGATCAGGCCGGCCTCCTGCCGGACGAGCTCGATCCCGACGGTCGCCAGGTGCTGCTTAACTGCCACGCCGCCGCAGAGAGCTGGGAACGGGCCCTTGGCATATCGGGCGTCCTCACCGCGGAGGATCTGGAGCGAACCCCCTCGCTATACGGGACGACGGCGCTGGTCCTGCTGGCCAATTCGGTGGACCCGGATCTGCGCGCCTTCATCGGCAGGGGCATTCCTCCAGATTCCCGCGGATTTCCACTCGAGGACACGACCGAAGCGATCGAGCGGCGCCGAAGGGCTGCCGGGCTCTTCAGGGCATCGGGGAGCGTAGCCGGTGATCTGGGCCGCGACGCGATCGCATCCCACCACCGGATGATGGCGCTGTGGCTCGAACTGCGCGACGAAGAAGCATATTCCGAAGCGATGAGGTCGCTGGAGGAAATCTTCTCGTCGGGCGAGGACTTCGTCCCCGTCCTACCTTTAGCGCTCGCTTTCGGTGTAACGGTCAACCGCGAAGCAGTGGCAAGGGAGCTAGCACGCCGGAGCGCACTCGATCCACAGGGCAGTCCCGACTTAGCGCTCGCGCACTTGGCGATGGCCCAGTCCGAAGCAAACGCCGAGCAGCAGCTCCACTACCTCGTGACGCATGCGGATGTGATGAGGCCCCATCTCACACCCGAGGGAATGCTCGATCTGGAGCTCCAGCTGTTGGTCGCTACGGGAAGGCAGGAGCAGGCACGGGACCGGCTGACCCAAGACGGCGGGATACTGCCCGACCAAAGGCGATCCGAGATTCGGCTCCTGCTCGATCGGGGCCAAGAAGGTCTGACGACCCGCGATTTCGAGGAGGCCTACGCGAGATCGCCCGATACCGCCCATCTCAAGCAGCTGGTAGACCACCTCGCACGGCAGGATTTTTCACAACGCTTGGCGGACCTCGGCATCGAGCTGGTCGTCCGAACCCACAGTCGCCGCGAGGCTGAAATCCTGATCTCCATCTTAGCCTCGCACGGCCGCCACGATTGCGTCGATGCCGTCCTCGATGCCATCCCCGACCTGGTTGCCGGATCGACTATCCTGCAAACCGCAAAGGGCTGGTCGCTCTTCCGAGAAGGCGCCCTCGCTGGGGCCGAGGCGATGCTGGCGAAAGGTGACGACGACGATAGGAATAGCAGGGCGCTGCGCACGAACATCCTCATCGCCTCGGGCCGTTGGGCGGAGCTCGAGGCGATGACGGAAGCTCATTGGAGAGACCGAGAGAACCGCGATCCGGGGGAGCGGATCGAAGCTGCCCAGCTCGCCGTCCAGACAGGACAACATGAAATCGCACTGAACCTGGCACGAGCCGCAGTCGAGGGTGCGCCGGACGACCCCCACCTGCTCCTCGCGGCATACGCCGTCGCCATCGCCCTCGGTAGGGAAGCCGAGCTTGATGCCTTCAAATGGTTCGAGAGAGCGGCCGACCTTTCCGGGGAGGATGGCCCGGTCCAGAAGACCTCGGTCAACGCCATCGTCGAACAGGCGCCGGATTGGAACGCGCACGTCGAGCATGCCACCGAGCTCTGGCGTCGCGGCAAGGCGCCTCTGGCATCAGTCGCAGAGGCGCTTCGTCAACCCATGCTGGAGCTGCTCCTTTCGCCGATACTCGGTAACAGGGACAAGATAGAACCCCGCCGGCGCGGTTTGGTCTCGGCCTTCAGTGGTGCGCGCGCCGAACCGCAACCGAGAGGAAAGGGTCCGATCGCACTCGACGCAAGCGCTCTCGTGACTCTGGCCGCGCTGGGGCGTCTCGAAGACATCCTCGCCCTCCCGGAAGGCGTCCTACTGCCCCACGCGACGCTCACGTGGCTGTTCATAGAGAGGCAGGAACTAACCTTCCACCAACCCAGCCGTATCGCCTCCGCACACGAGGCGCTGCACCTTCTCACGGAAGGCAGACTCCACCGCTTCGCGCCGGAAAGCCCTATCGACCCCGCGCTCGCGGATCTGGTCGGTCGCGACCTCGCGGCGATGCTCGTAGAGGCCGCCGCATCGGAGGGCGACGCGCCGCCTCGCTTCGTGGTGCGGTCGGCTCCCGTCGCGAAGGTAGGCTCTTTCCTCGAGGAGACGGCGGACCTGTCGGATCACCATGGGTTGCTGCGAAGCTGCCACGCGCTCCTCGACGCGCTGGTCAGGGAAGGCGCAGTGGAAAAGGACCAGTCAGAGCGGGCAGCGCGATACCTGTCGCGCAACGAGGAACAATGGCCCGGCGAGGCGCCGATACCGCGTGGAGCTGATCTCTATCTCGACGACCTCACCGTGTCCTACCTCACGACGACGGGGTTGCTGGACCGGCTCGCTGTGGCAGGTTTCCGGGCCCATGTATCCGAAGCCGAGATCGCGACCTGGAGGGCGTTGGTTGGTTCCGAAAGGCTATCGCGGAGAACCGATGAGTTCATTGAGGGAATCCGCTCCGCGATCGCCAAGGGTATCGCAGAAGGTGGCGTGGCCCTCGACGCGCGGGAGGAAGGCGATCCCGAGAAGGCGTATCCGGCCCATGCGTTCCTGCGCCTCGCCGCGAAGGCCGGGGTGCTGGTCAGCGACGACCGATTCGTGAACGCGCATCCACGGATCGAGCATGACGGACATGAGGCACCCATCTGGACCAGCCTTAATCTCATCGAGCACCTCGCGCCGACGGAAGGGCCCGACCGGCGCAAGGTCTGGACGGATCGCACCGCGCTGCGGCAGTTCGGATACGTCCACATCCCCACCGACAGGGACGAGATCGAATACCATCTGTCGGAGAGCTACCTCCACGAAGAAGACCTGGTCGAAAGTCCCGGTATGCGCGCCCTGCGCGAGAACATCCGCTCGGGGCAGCAGCGGGGCTGGATGGTCCTGATGGACGAGAGTCCATGGATATTCCGTTCACTCGCGGACTTCAGCGGGGCAATTCAGTCGCAATGGGTGGACAAGGTCCCCGACGATCTCGCGCGAGCGCGCTCACTTTGGCTGCTCGACTGCGCCGATCTGCGGAACTGGGCGGGATGCCTCGATGGCGACCCCTCGAACATCGCCCGATATGGCTCGGCACTCGTGCTGTCCCGCACGCTGATGAACAGAATCAACGACGCCGAGGGTGAGGCACTCGAACGGATGGATGCGTGGCTTGAGGACGTGGTCGAGCACCTCGCGACCCAGGAGCCGGCAACGCATCGCTGGATGATCGACATGCTGGGTCAGAGCCTGCTCGCGTCAGCCACAGGCAACTCGGCAGATGGCTAGGCGCGTGACGATCGATCCGGCGACGATGCTCTCGCTCTATCCGAAGTTCCTGCAGCTAAGGCTCCTCGGCGACGAAAGTCTCCGCGATGCGCTGGGCGTCGAGATCGGGGAAACGATCACGATCGAAGGCGCGGTCTCCTTCGACCGGACGCTGCTGAACGCCGCAATCGAAGGCGCCTATGCGGGCGAGGGGGACGGCGCCAGCGTTCAAGACATGGACGGAGAGGAGTGGTCGCTCTCACTCGACAGCACGCGATCGCCACCCGCGGTCCGACTTTCCAAGGAAGAGTCGGCCTACCTACTCGTGGGGCTCGCCTGGCTGCTTCCGAAGGCCAGCGACCGTCTACACCACCTCGAGGGTCTGCGACGGGAGCTGGCCATCGGAGTCGCCGCGCTCGCGCCGTGGCGTGAGATCCTCGCTCGGCGCACCCTCAACCTCCCAGAGATCGACGCGCTGCAGGAGGTGATCGATAGATCGCCGATGTCCCGCGCCAGGAAGATCGCGGCCGACGTCACGAAGGGGAAAGGGGATCTAGAGACGTTCGCTCCAGGAAGCGCGGAGAGCTACGCCCCCTTCGTAGGAAGCGACCCAGCGAGCGATCTGGCATCGTTCCGCGATGGCATGCTGCCCGGCATCGTGCGGGCGTGGCTCGACTGGGACCAGTTCGAGGGCGCGAAGATGGCGCTCCTCGGCTGCGGGCAGGGTTCGCTCGCCCCTGCGACCGAATTGCGGGACCTACCGGGGGACCATCTCGTGCGGCTGGCGGAGTGGGGCCTCGAGGGCGCGGACCTCCTCTCGAAAGTGGCCATCATCGAGGTGGGGCTTCCCAGCATACGCCGAGTTCCGGACCTCACGGGTCCGCTGTCTAGGCTCGTCGAGCAGATCCGAGACATGGAGCCGAAGTCCGAGGGATCGAGGGCGAAGCTCCTGATGGCGAGCCTCATCACCGTAGAGGCGGAGCTTTCGCGCACGCAGGCGCTCGCGCATCTGCCCCCCTTTCAGCGCCGCATCGCCGCCCTCGCGCACGCGTCGCTGTTCGACAGGACAGCCCACCACCGCGTGGACACCGATGGTTTCGCGAAATGGGCGCTGGAGGCGCGCGGACGGCATTTCTACCTGCAGGAGCTGGTAGACCTGCGGAGCGAGCCCCGCTGGCATCCCGAGGGGGCGACCGCGGAGCGTCTTGATGCCGAGCTCATGGGACGGATACGGAACGCCGCGTGGGCGAACACGGATTCGATCGCGGGCACGGAACTTGAAGAACTGCTCATGGGCTCCGGGGGGCGGAGCATCTCGTCGCGGGTGCAGTTCCCCGGCAGCTTCCTCCCGGGACCGGCGGAAGGAGCGTACGATGCCGCGCCCTCACCACCCCAGGAGTTCGAGGAAATACTGGACCAGTCGCTCGCCGACCGCGAACTCACGCCGAGAAGCGTCATCGCGCTAGTCAACCTGAGCGCAATGTTCCGGATCGGCGACGAGCGCATCGACCGCGCGGTCGAACTGGTCCGCGCCGCCGGCTACCACTTCTCGGCCGACGTCGGAACGGACGAGCGGGACCTCCTCATCGACGGTCTGGCCAAGGTCGCGGCGGGGACCCGGCGAGCGGACCTCGCGCGGGATGTCAGGATAATGCTCCGGCGGTTGCGCGTAGACGGGTCCGCACCACTTCCGGCCACGAGGGAGTTCCTCACCTGCGTGACCGCCGCGGCAGCGCACGGGAATCTCGCAGAGTGGGCCGACTTCGTGGGCGACTGCGCGATCGAGGCGGCCAACTCGATCGCGAGCGAGGACGAGGCGCGGCTGCTCCACTTCGATCTCGAGCGTCTCTGTCAGTGCGAACCCCTCGTCCGGGCACGGGGAGGTGGCCGCGCCCTTGCGACACTTCAGCTCACGCTGAAGGAGTGATACGATTCATGGTAAAATCGCGCCACCGCTACCGTCGGAGGCAATCAAGGAGTTGTGAGGCGCCTCGCGCCTGTGAAGGCTGCCGTGTCGACTCGCGACCCCAAAAGGTATCTACTCTCCGTCGCTCGCATCTCGTGGAGCGTAAAAGACGGTCCGATCAGCGGGCAGCTGTGAATTGGAGCACGTTCTTGATCTTCCTATCGGAATGTCCGCTTTTAACATCAGGTCGGCCAAAGCAGCCTGTCCGCTAGCGGCCCAACAAAGGACCTCGGAATGGGACTAGCCCCTGCATAGACCCTCGATTTATTTACCGCCCAGTTGCAGTGTTATTTCGATTCAGAAATGCCCGTTGCATGCAGAACCACGCGAACGGTTTCCTCTGGCTGATCCCACATCGGGAAGTGTCCGCTACGCTCGAACCAGTGCATCGTCGCTTCAGGGAAGGCTTTGATCGCGCGATCCGCCTGCCGCGATAGACACAACCGATCCTTGCGTCCCCAGCCGATGACAACGGGCGCAGCCGTTTTCGCAGGGCCCTCCTGCATTGCACCGTTGGCGAGATCCTTCACAAGCGAATTGACGGTGCGGGTATTAGCCAATGACTTCAGTTCACGCGCAACGAATGCCGGATCGAGCGCCCATGGCCTTGCAGAGAGCTGGGCCATGAGCGCGGTCCGGCCTGCGACATTTCCGGTGATGGCAGAAAGCGCCGGTCGCAGCGCGCGAACCAGAGCAACCGATGGGGTTAAGGTTGCTTTGAAGAAGGTGCGCTCCCACCCCTGCCAGAAGCCGCCCGGATCCAGTGCGACAACCGCGCCCGCTTGGCCGCGCCGCGCCATCTCGAGCACCAGGCGAGCACCCAGTGAGCTGCCCACCATATCGATACCTGTGAGATTCTCCGCGCCGAGCCAGTCGTCCAGACTGCGCGCCAGCCCGTCGAACGTGCCGCTGTCGGCCTCTTCGGGTGTCTGACCATGGCCGGGCAGGTCTACGGCAATTACCTCCCTGACTTGAGAAAGCGCAGGCGAGATCGTGTCCCACGAACCGCAGGTCGCCCCCAGTCCGTGGACAAGGAGGAGGGGCTTTCCGCGCCCCGTGCGCGTGTAGTGCATGCTCATGCAGTGGTAACGTCTCGCACCGACTTATAGGCCCGTGGATGTCCATATTTCGGAAAGTGAAACCAAGAGCGGACGGTCCGCTTCCGGCCCACGAGCTGTCCGTGGAGGCGTCGGCCTCAGGGCCGCGTGTCATAAAGCGCAAAGTTCAGCTCGAAGAGCAGCTCCTCGCGTTCGCACCCGGTGACCTCGCAGAACTCAAGGATCTCGATGAAGGGATTGCTCCCAGGGTCGCGCTCGTAGAGCCGGGCCACCCATCGTCCGAAATGATCGTCGGCGCAGCCGAGCTGGTGATGATCGAGGATTTCGAGCTGCTTCTTCAACTCCGCCGATGTGATCTCGAACGCCTCCTCGACATCGTCGACCGGCAGCTGATTGCTGCCATGATCCCGCATGCGGGCGGCGAGTTCGATCGCGAAGGTGCGTGTCGCCCTGGGTAGCCGTGCGAGCTTGCCGATGAAATCGGCGATGCCCTGGATATCGTCGGGGCAGTTGCGCAGCTCGTCGACCTTGAGCGCGTCGGCCAGCGCGTCGAGCGTCACCGGATAGCTCGGCGTCGCGTCCCGCGTCCGGTCCTTGTAGCGCTCGAGGAACTCATGCTCGGCCCGCTGGAAGCGGGACTCGTGCCGCCGCTTGTAGTCGCGCAGCAGCTCGGGCGGGAATGCCGCCTCGCGGTGGGGATCGTCGATGATGTCATGGTGCGGCCCGCAAACGAGGAACAGGTTGGCGAACGCTCGCCTTTGCTCCTCGTCGAGCGCGGCGTCAAAGCGCGCACCGCCGGCATTTGCGGCATGGATATGGGCGATCTTGCCGAGCATCGTACCGCCGTCATCGACCAGCTCGTTGCGGCAATCAGGCATGGCGCATTGATTGCCGCTCCATGCGAACAGCTTCTTGATTGTTCCGGGCGTCGGCGGGAGGCGCCCATCTGTCTTGGTCATCGGACCGCTATATAGGAGATGGTCGCCAGTGTCCGGGAAATGTCCGGCCGGGCCGCCAATAATCAAGCGCAGGCGATGGAAATCTCGGAAAATCAGTGCGCTAAGCGTTTGCGTTGCTGCCCGGCGTTCCTCGCGCAATGTCCGGCAATGTCCGGCCCGGCCAGTTTGGCCTCCGGGGCGGACATGGCGGCCGCGACTGGCGCCATGTCCGGCTTTTCGTTCGATCAAGCGGGTCTGCGCGTGAAATGTCCTGATTTCCGCGGAAAAGGCGACGGCCCCCGCCAGCCGGATGTGTCCGACCATGTCCGGCAAATGTCCGGCTATGTATCGGCGAGCCGCCGATACACCGTTGCGACACTTTGCCCCTCCTTGCGCACAAACCGGAACTTCTCGAGCTCGATTAGATCTCGCCGCGCCTGCCTGGGCGATATCTCCGGCGCGAAGCGGGCGATATAGTCGGCCACCGCAATCGCTTCGCCCGGCTGCAGGGCTCCCAGAAACGCCCTCTGGCGCTTGTTCAGGTGGGTTGCGGCTTTCTCCGGCGAAGAGAGGGCCGCATATAGCGTGAGCGTCACGCCGCCCTGATCCTGGGTCCAGACGGGCGGCGGTGCGCCGATCTGCTTGCACGCCTCCGCAATCCGCTCGGTGCCCCGGCCGGTCCGGTCCATAACGCGGTTCAGGTAGAAAACATGGGCAATATCTGGATTGACCGGAAAGGACTGATGCTTGCGCGGCAGGTCCTTGATCGAAATCTCCGGCGGCAGTTTGCCCGTGTTCCAGAACTCGATCCGGTCAGGATAGACCGACACCTTCACGCCGCCTGAGAAGGACTCGTAGCTGCGATGCGCGAGAGCATTGACGATGCCCTCGCGCAGCGGGAAGTCGTGATAGGCTGGCTGCTCTTCCCGCTCCAAGGAGCCTTCGATAAAGCGCGCTCTGGTCCTCTTATAAGGCTGCAGCGCCGCGAAGAGCCGCTCCACGATCTCGATCGCCGACCCTTCGAACCATTTGTAATTCTCATAGGTGTCGTCAGTCTTGTCGCCGCGGAACTCGAGAAGCTGCACGCGAGTCTGCGGCAACCGCTGGCTCGGCTTCTTGGCGAAGAGGACGTCGCAGGCATTGGTGAAGCCCTTGGGTCGCCGCAGCGACAGCTCGTCGAGCATCTCCAGTTCGGTCTCAGCGTCGAGCAGGGCCAGCCGTCCGGCCTTCTCGGCGGACTCCCTGACCCGGCGGACCAGCGCAAGATCGAGGTCGCGCTCCCCCATGCCGGTCGATATCCGGCGTTCCCACCGCAAGCTTGCCTGCTCGGTCCCGGCGAACATCACGCGAATATCTTCGGCCGCCGCGGGCCTCGCGCCAGCGCCTTCGCGCACCCAGACGGCGCCGGCGACGACATATGGGCGGTCGCTTCCAGGCGGCACCTCAATCGTCAGCACCGTGCCCTCCTTGACCATGTCCACGGACACCGAGAAGAGCGCCGATGGCGAGATTTCAGCCTGGAGCGCGGCTTCGAGCAACCGGGCTGCGTCCAAGGTCAGATCGCCCTGGAGCGGCTTACCCTTCTCATCGACCGCCGCAAACACGATGCCGCCGTCGCCGGAGTTCAGCAGGCTGCAGACCTCCCGGGCGATCATCTGGCAATCCTCCGGATTCGCGATGAAACTGGTCGTCCCATTCTCGCCCTTGGCGAGGCGCTGGCTGATAGAAGAACTTGCCATCACTTGCCCGCCTCAGCGGCCTTCCCGCGGATCATGTCTTCCAGAATCTCCCGGTTATGGCCTTCCGGATCGAAGTTGGTCGCGACGAAGCGTTTCACATCCTCCTCACTTTCATACTCCTGGACCCAATGATTGGTTCGGTCATCGAAATCCGGACCCTCGTTCAGCGCCGCCTCAAGCATATCGATGGTGCGTATGTCGCCGATGATGGCCTTGCTGGTGAGACTGAGCGGCGCTCGACCGTCGGTACCCTTGAGGGGCTTCTTTTCATAAGCGAGAGTGTTCAAGAGCACACGCGACGACACCACGGCCTGGTGGCACAGCATGAACCGAGGTCTTTCGAGCTCGATCGCCTTCAGCAGCTCCATATGCGTGACGGAGCGATTTTCCTTCGCGGAAACGCCCGTCCCATAAGAGGGCGTGATGAGGCCGAAGAACAGGTCGCAGGACTCGACCGCGCGAATGCAGCTGTCGAAGTTATGCTTGCGGGGATCTACGGCAACGGTGGCCCCGTCGGACATCAGGACTTCATGTCCATAGCCGGTCAGCATGGCGAAGACCTGCTTGAGCAGCGGCCGGATTCCATAGACGGTCGACGACACCATGACCGTCAGCTTCGAATCATCAGCCCCCATACGGTCCGACGTCTCCCCGATGAATATACTACCTAGGCCTCTCTAGGCGGCGAATTGCAATTATACGGCTTGGAGCCTTACTCTCAACCAGCTTCCAGCAGCGCGTCGAAGTCCGCCGCCTTGACGATTTCGCCGACCAGGCCGGTAAGCCGCGGCTCCTTGCGCTGGGCGCGCAGGAAATCTTCGGCCGTCCGCTTGTCGACATAGAGGGCCGCGCAATAGGCGGCGAGGACGCCCAGATAGCCATCGTTGAGGTCGCTTCCGGGACGGACCTGCCGCACTTGCCCATGAGCGCGGAGCGCGTCGCCGATGACCCGGCTCGGGAGAACGTCCATCGGCACAGACTTGAGGGCCTCGAACGAACGGCCGGTCTCCGACGCAACGACGCGCAACTGATTCCTGAACATCGCCAGCCGGCTGAGATCGGCCAGGACGCACTCGTCGCGGATTTCGGCCTCGTCCACGCCTTGGTCCACCAACGTGGACTCCAGCAGCTCGCGCACCGTAGTGCCCGGCGGCGGCATCATTGCGACGACCCGCGCCACAAAATCATCGGCCATGAGGCGCGCCCGCGCGCTGTCGTTCCCCGTGCTCTGCAACGCCTGCTGCAAAGCCTTGGCGTGGATCCGGTCGAGCTGCGCGCCCATCTCGGCCCGAGAATTGATCGCGCCTTTGGCCAGTTCTCCGATCGTGCGGCTGTCGTCGAACGTCCGCAGCGGTCCAAGCGCTGCGACCTGGTCGGTTTGGCCCTTTCGCGATCGCAGTATCGGCCGGACTGCCTCCCAGACCCAGGCTTCCTCGCCGATCGCCTGAGTGCCGGTGCCCGTCTTCAGCAGCAGCTCGCGCGCTCGGTCCCGAACCGAGATCAGATCGCGCAGCCCTTCGGAGGCTGCGGTCGCCTCCGCCGCCAGCACCTGCGCGATCGATCCGAGGCCGGCGTCATCCTTGGGCAGACGCAGGAAGGCGACCAACGGCAAGTCCTGAAGGAAGCGAACGCGCGCGCGCGCGGCCGCATCATCCTCGCCGCCGAGCAGTTCCTCCAGATGATGCCATGAGAGAAGCGGTATACGGCCCTGGTCGATCAGCTGGCCATGCAGATCGCGGGCTCGCTGCCGCCGATCGGCGTTGCTTCCCGACGCCGCGTCCAACCATTTCGCCCAATGTGAGCTGTCGGGCGCAATGATCTTCGGTGCGATGATGGTCAAAGACAGCTTCCGTGAAGACAAACGACAGTCGATTGCCATAACGGCTTGGCGTTGAGGTCGCGACCATATTGAGGTCGCACTCGAAGGCTCGATCGTTCTTTCGGCAACGTGGTATCCATGCGATCAATCGAGGTGTGGTCGAGGCGTTTACGGTGCGCAACCTTTGCGCTCATGGCATCCCGGTCTTCTAACGCAAGGCGGTGAACCGTATAACGGCAGCAGCGGGCCGCAGCATCGCCATTATAGAGGGCGAGCCAATCCGGCTCCATAAAAAGAAGTTCGGGACCTACACCGCGACGTTGCGGGCTTTCGCGAGAACGCTGGCCGATGGGGTCACGAACCTCCCCAACATGAAGGCTGTGCCTTGAACGACCACGCAACGGCGCCCAGAGCGGTCAGCCACACGGCGTGTGCTCCTTGAGGCAATGGCGGCTTACCCGCCCGCGAAAAGCGGTCGGACAGCTTACGGCCCAGCTCCTGCCCGTCGTCAGAGCGGCCAGTTGCCAGAAGTTCGAGGGTCACGAGGTCACCGCCGGAAGCCGTCGGCGTTGCCATCCCGATGTTTAGTGTGATCGGCCTCTCATGTGCGATTGATGCTGAATAGATAAGCGCTGCATAGGATAGGACTATCCGCTCCGCGCGGATCGCCGTGCTTCACAACGTGGATCGAGTTCAAAAGGCGGCCGTCAGCGAGACGACTATGGCGGCGTCGACGATCTCGGTCGTCGCGCCCGCAGCGATGGCGTCGAAATCCGAGATGTCGGTGTCCACATAGGCGACGCGCGCGGTGAGCGCCTTCCCGCTCGCGCTCGCGCCCAGCGACCAGTCGGTATAGCCCTCGCCTGGCGTCAGCGTGGTCTTGCCCTCCGACCGGCCGACATGCGCGTCCAGCGCAAACGGAGTGCCCTCGATCGGCAGGGTTGCGTCGGCTGAGATATAAAGGTTGTCGTTGTCCCCGATTGCATCCTGCGCGGGAGCATAGGCGACGCCCAGCGTCAACGCGGCGGGACCTGCCTCGAGGCCGAGCTTGGCATAGGGTTCGAAGAACTCGAAATTGCCGCCGGTCGAACCTGGGTAGGCATAGTAAATTAGACCGCCATCTAGCGTGACGCCATCGGCGAGCGCGGTCTTGTAGCCGGCGTAAAGATCGAGCTCGAGATTGGAGCCGCCGAGCTCACCGAAGCCGTCGACCCTCGAAGCCCAAGTGCCGACATAGAGGCCGCTCTTGTGGGTGACGTTAACCCAGCCCTGCGCTGCCACTTTGTCGTCCGACAGGTCGATCCCGCGAAATCGGTAGGAGGAGACCAGCGCCGTTACGCCCGACACCGTGACATTGCCGGCTGCGGTCTGGTCGGTGTCCAACTGCACTTCCTGGCCGAAGGCGGGCGTGGCGAGCGAGGCCGCAAGCGCGGCGAGGCAGATCATGCGCATCGGAAAAACGGTCCTTGATGAAAGGGCGGCGACCATCGCCGCGCCGTGCGCAAGGTCTCTCTTCTGACAGCGCGTTAAATCGCCATGCGGATCGCTGGGTGGTCAGTGAAATCTGCGTGAAAGCCGAGCGAAGCGGGCATATTTTCACGCGGATTTAATGCGACCGCGCGCGATCACCCGGCGAATTTTCATGCGCGCGAGGTCCAGAGCGGCTGCCGAATAAGGGAGCTGTTTCGCATGACATTCGATCTCATCCTCGTGGGGCTCGTGGCGCTCGGCCTGCTGGCTTATCTCACCGCAGTCCTCCTGCGGCCGGAGCGCTTCTGATGGAGCGCGCTAGCTCTGCCCAAACCGGGCTGTTCCAGCGCGAGCTGGTCGTCCCCGCGATCCGCGACTCCTTCGTGAAGCTCGATCCGCGCACGCTGGTGCGCAACCCGGTAATGTTCGTCACCGCGATCGTCGCCGCAACTGCGACGGTAATCCTGCTGCGCGGGATCGCGACCGGGGCCGAGGATATCGGCTTTCAGGCCCAGCTGGTCTTCTGGCTGTGGCTGACCGTGCTGTTCGGCAATTTCGCCGAGGCGCTCGCCGAGGGACGCGGCAAGGCGCAGGCCAAGGCACTGCGCGACACCAAGGAGAGCCTTGTTGCGCTCAGAATTGGCAAGACCGGCGATACCGAAAGGATCCCCGCAACGCAGCTGCGCTACGGCGACATCGTGGTGGTCTGCGAAGGTCAGCAGATCCCTGCCGATGGCGAAGTCGTCGCCGGGGTCGCTTCGGTCAACGAAGCGGCGATCACCGGCGAAAGCGCGCC
This genomic window contains:
- a CDS encoding alpha/beta fold hydrolase encodes the protein MSMHYTRTGRGKPLLLVHGLGATCGSWDTISPALSQVREVIAVDLPGHGQTPEEADSGTFDGLARSLDDWLGAENLTGIDMVGSSLGARLVLEMARRGQAGAVVALDPGGFWQGWERTFFKATLTPSVALVRALRPALSAITGNVAGRTALMAQLSARPWALDPAFVARELKSLANTRTVNSLVKDLANGAMQEGPAKTAAPVVIGWGRKDRLCLSRQADRAIKAFPEATMHWFERSGHFPMWDQPEETVRVVLHATGISESK
- a CDS encoding ATP-binding protein — encoded protein: MASSSISQRLAKGENGTTSFIANPEDCQMIAREVCSLLNSGDGGIVFAAVDEKGKPLQGDLTLDAARLLEAALQAEISPSALFSVSVDMVKEGTVLTIEVPPGSDRPYVVAGAVWVREGAGARPAAAEDIRVMFAGTEQASLRWERRISTGMGERDLDLALVRRVRESAEKAGRLALLDAETELEMLDELSLRRPKGFTNACDVLFAKKPSQRLPQTRVQLLEFRGDKTDDTYENYKWFEGSAIEIVERLFAALQPYKRTRARFIEGSLEREEQPAYHDFPLREGIVNALAHRSYESFSGGVKVSVYPDRIEFWNTGKLPPEISIKDLPRKHQSFPVNPDIAHVFYLNRVMDRTGRGTERIAEACKQIGAPPPVWTQDQGGVTLTLYAALSSPEKAATHLNKRQRAFLGALQPGEAIAVADYIARFAPEISPRQARRDLIELEKFRFVRKEGQSVATVYRRLADT
- a CDS encoding DUF4062 domain-containing protein, giving the protein MGADDSKLTVMVSSTVYGIRPLLKQVFAMLTGYGHEVLMSDGATVAVDPRKHNFDSCIRAVESCDLFFGLITPSYGTGVSAKENRSVTHMELLKAIELERPRFMLCHQAVVSSRVLLNTLAYEKKPLKGTDGRAPLSLTSKAIIGDIRTIDMLEAALNEGPDFDDRTNHWVQEYESEEDVKRFVATNFDPEGHNREILEDMIRGKAAEAGK
- a CDS encoding TorF family putative porin, translating into MRMICLAALAASLATPAFGQEVQLDTDQTAAGNVTVSGVTALVSSYRFRGIDLSDDKVAAQGWVNVTHKSGLYVGTWASRVDGFGELGGSNLELDLYAGYKTALADGVTLDGGLIYYAYPGSTGGNFEFFEPYAKLGLEAGPAALTLGVAYAPAQDAIGDNDNLYISADATLPIEGTPFALDAHVGRSEGKTTLTPGEGYTDWSLGASASGKALTARVAYVDTDISDFDAIAAGATTEIVDAAIVVSLTAAF
- the kdpF gene encoding K(+)-transporting ATPase subunit F produces the protein MTFDLILVGLVALGLLAYLTAVLLRPERF